GCTCTGCCGTCGCCGACGTCGTCGGCATGGGCAAAATGTCGATCGACATGATGATCAAGGACAACCGCTACCCGCTGGGGTATGCGGCGGCGATCACGGCCGCGACGGCCGTCGTCGGACCGATTATCCCGCCTTCGATCCCGATGGTGCTCTATTCGATCGTGTCCGACGCCTCGATCGGCTATCTTTTTCTCGGCGGAATCTTGCCGGGCCTCATCATGTGCTCGGCGATGATGCTGCTGAACACGTACATGGCGCATCGCATGAACGTGCCGCTCGAAGAGCCGATTCCGCTGCGGGAAATTCCCGCCGTGACGGCAAGAGCGTTTCCGGCACTGCTGATGCCGATCATCCTTCTGGCCGGCATCTATGGCGGTGCGACCACGCCGACGGAAGCAGCCGCCATCGCCGCCGCCTATGCCTTCCTCGTGGCCGTTTTCTTGTACCGTGCGCTGAGCTTCAGCAACATCCGCGCGGTCATGCACGACAGCGTGAAATCCTCCGCATCGGTCGGTTTGATCATCGGCTCGGCACTCATCTTCAACTACATCGTCGCCACCGAGAATATTCCCGCGCAGGTGCAGCAAATGATGAAGGGCGTCGAGATATCGCCCGTCGTTTTCCTGCTGCTGCTCAATCTGCTGTTCCTGGTGCTGGGCTGCCTTCTCGACGCATCGACGATCATCCTCGTCATCATCCCCGTCTTCATCCCGACGGTGAAAGCGCTCGGGATCGACCTCGTGCATTTCGGCGTCGTCGCAGTGGTCAACTGCATGATCGGGCTGATCACCCCGCCCTACGGCGTCCTTCTCTTCGTGATCAACGCCATCACCGGCGTGCCGATGAAGCTGCTGATCCAGTATATCTGGCCCTGGGTCGCGGTCCTGATCGC
Above is a genomic segment from Magnetospirillum sp. containing:
- a CDS encoding TRAP transporter large permease, with the protein product MSLALFSCLAVLILLATIGASIPLSMIVSAIVYLAVKGQDMGLAAEQIIQGLYDSFVILAIPLFIVAANFMNAGTISDRLNVFCLAIVGRLKGGMGHVNVLNSLVFAGMSGSAVADVVGMGKMSIDMMIKDNRYPLGYAAAITAATAVVGPIIPPSIPMVLYSIVSDASIGYLFLGGILPGLIMCSAMMLLNTYMAHRMNVPLEEPIPLREIPAVTARAFPALLMPIILLAGIYGGATTPTEAAAIAAAYAFLVAVFLYRALSFSNIRAVMHDSVKSSASVGLIIGSALIFNYIVATENIPAQVQQMMKGVEISPVVFLLLLNLLFLVLGCLLDASTIILVIIPVFIPTVKALGIDLVHFGVVAVVNCMIGLITPPYGVLLFVINAITGVPMKLLIQYIWPWVAVLIASLLLMIFVPDTVLAVPKLFGYVPGS